Within Bactrocera oleae isolate idBacOlea1 chromosome 6, idBacOlea1, whole genome shotgun sequence, the genomic segment ACATCACTATACTGAGGTCTGTATTTAATACTGAGTTTGTATGATTTGttccaattttattttcggTTTGCATCGCTGACAGAATTACAATACTCTTTCGAAAAACTGCTATTGACGACAAATTTATAAATCTTATTTGATCATGGCAACAAGTGGAAATGTTGGCATAATTTAGCAAAATTTGATTATTGGACCATGCAAGCATTTTTCAAGCAATCTTCAAAGAACTAACTAACTCCGATTGTTTATCAATCCATGACTTAAGCAATATTAAAGCGCAATAATTGAAGTAAGCGCAAGGAATTCATATATTGAAAGTTTTGTAAAGATAATTGATTTCAATTAGAGAATGTTAGAGTAGTGGCAGCTACACATAATTTTTCCTTTGATGTTTCTTATCGCACAACATGCGCTTCTAACAATTGCTAACTTCGTTAGTTGAATCCCAAACTTATAAGCCGACTACCTCTACTTTGTCTTCACTTTTCCGAGAGGGTTGGTTCGAAAGGCATTGCAGTTGATGCACTCAACGCTGGGCAGAAAACGAAATTACAACAGCTGTACATCAGCAATGGCAAATGCAGTATTATGTTTCTATGTGGAGTGAGCTCTGCAACTTACTTAcagataagtaaaatatttcaataatgttGCGTTACTGTGGGCACTTGAAATCATTGTTTGCAGAGCGCTAGTTGTTACAACGTACAACTGATAATCATGTAAATCAAATATCTACTAACTAAATGGGCCAAAAATTACTTCTTAAATTGCCTCATACTATCTAAACttctatatatggtacatactcaCATATCAAAAGTGCTCACGGCTAAAAGAGTGTGGCTTAGATTACAATGGCTTGAATGTGACTGAACGCACGAGTGTCTTTTTGAAACCGTAAAATCACAGCACTTACATTGCACTTGTGCTTCAAGGCTTGTGAATTAAGAGCTTTGCGGGAGTGCTACTAGAAGTAGCTGGTTAAATAGGGAAGACTTTTTCCACACCTAAATTCATTTGGTCTGTGAATACCCGACTTTTACAGGGACGTTCGGTGGGTGATATTATTACACAAACGTAAGTAATaatcagaaatattttaaacattttgccaAGAAAATTATGTGAGCTTTCAGTCAGTAAGTCAGTAATTTAGGCACACGGTGACACATGGCGGATACGTAACACGTAACATACGGTACAAATTACtctctaaaatttaaatttctctcacttaaacatttttttgggcTAAGACATTTTATgaatgaataatttgtaaaccagatttacgtatattttttaacttagtttgCCGATTGTTATAAAGCGGAAACCGTTGTTTCAATAATTATGTCAAATTTTATAACCAGCTGATAAGGTTTCCAAACTAATTAATATCCATTATCGGCATTAAGGATTAAATTGAAGTTCAATTTTCTACTTATGCGCATTTGCCTATACACGTAGGTCAACGCAAGAGATGGGTGCGctatcaaatattattataaacacAATCCATCTTAAATGATAAATTACTTCCTGtttcaaattacttttttttgtcaaaattattaCTACTCATTATTTAAGACTgacaaaatatagaaaaatgtcTGTAGTGACCTAtaaagaatataatattatgtcaaATGATGATGacaaatttaaaagtaatttattcAAACGATATCGTTGTAAAATATAGTCTTGAAATAtcgatttaattatttaaagttaTCTACTTTACTTGATTTTGGACCCACTGAAAGAAAAGAATTAAAACATATCATATTTGTTGGAGTCCGCTTACATAATCGCAGTCACATACTTATTGTAAGTAGTGTGTGAAGGCTTCCAATAAAGGTTTATTATACCTCTATTGCAGTGGGAGCCCTTTGGCTCACTGTGGCTTCGAATGTCACCGTTGAAAGCAATCTTTTGGATGAAACGCATTCAGGATGAGCAGAGAAAGCAATATGGTAATAATTCTTGGAATAAGCTTTGTCGAGGGACTTTTGATAAAACTTTTACGAGTGACTGCGATATCGacttataaatatgaaatttgagCACAAAATACACAACACCCAATGTACATAAGTAGCACCATATATCTCACCTcacatatttaaatgtaaatattattttctacccTTTTCTAAGGTAAAATTAAATCTGAGtctgtacacatgtatgtgtgtagatatTTACGATACAATATGCAACATTTTGCATAGTAATTATCAGGAATATTTTTGTAAcaggtttatttttattttttgtttgtacttGTCTTACTCTTTTTGCTTTGTAGCGCTTGCTTTACTTTTACAGTTAGCAACCTAACGATCGGAGCGCAATATAATTCAatgttatatattaattaatataccaACAAGTTTACATGTTAACAAATTGTagccacaaacacatacacgcacagggattatgtacatatatggtgtgcaatatataaaatatcgtgCCATGATGTAATTTATCACCTGCCAATTAGAGTATTAACATACGCTTAGCGCAGAGTCGCATCGCTTCGGCGTCTGACCCGCCGTGTTCCCCTTACAAACAGTTAAAATACAAAGTTAAAGAGAgtattctgtttttgttttgtgtaagAGATGCGCCTTGAAGTGGACGGAGCGGGAGATCCACGAGGTGTGAGCGTCGCAGGGCATTTACAACATGACAACCAACGAGCTGTTGTTGTTTACGTTCTTAAtgtcaaatacatatttattaaatgctcTTTAGTTGCATACAAACAGAGTGACATGTGCCTCGGATAAGTTGTCAAAACACAAACAAGTTGAAcattttttagttgttgttgttgtatttattgtgGTTAATGCCAATAGAATtgaagtgtttgtttgaaataacTGAAATTCCAAAGTGTGTAATCACCAAATAGGAAGTGAAATCAATAAATGGGGCATAAATATTAAATCACACGAAATGCCCGCTTTACAAGTATTAACCCGTTGGTGCTGTTGTACCGTTAATGTACGTATGTGAAGATTGCAGTGAAAACTTATTATGTGAAAAAAAGCGACCTAGGACCGTTATATAAAACGTCTTCATTCATGTGGGCGCCTCGGTCGCCGTCTTCGAAGGTGGGCATTCTTATCCAAGATAACGGTGTCTGATCGCAGCTCTTTTGTAGCCAATTGAGATTAATTAGTAAATTTTTGCTCTCAACAGCTTAATTGCAACCGCCTAAGTTCAAGTCTTTGATTTTACTATTGACAATAATATCGTTTCGAGAGGTATTTTTAAAGAATCACAAGCCTTTTTAGTTAAGATACCAATGTTTTTGGTTCATTTGTGGTTACCTAAAGCTCATGTAGAATCTCCGGTTTCTGGGTCAATAATTTTAGCTGGAATTATGATAGTTGATATTTAGTTCCTTCTCCAGATATAACGCAGTTATATGATTCATATGATTTCTCTCATttcatgtttaaaaattatgtactgAGCTCCTCCTCTATATATCTGTTCCACTACTTCCACTTGTTAGCTGAAGTTTTCGGAACAACATTTTGGCTCAAAGTGAATCTCAAGAGGTCTAGTGAGCTCTTCGTCCGCAGTTGTTGTAAGGTTGGTCACTGCCCACGTGCTTAGGTTGACAAACTTACTGGGTGTCAGTTGTAGAAGCTGTTTGGAAGAAGACGAGGTAGAAACATGTCAACACTTCTTTCCTGACTGCACCGCATTTGCGAGATGTGTTTTACACCTCAGAGTTCCCCCTTTCAGACAATCCGGTGTGCAGCTGTTCTTTATTCTGGCTTCATACAGGATATAGTAGTCCAGGTGCGATCCCCATCTTGAGGATCAGCCACGGAAGCTAGCCCAACCTAGCCTGGAATATAAGATAAAATATAGAGTTGAGTAGGGTCCACGCTTGGTAGAGGGGTTTGCTGTGAACAGCTAGTGGGAAAGTGCCCCTtctagttgttgctgttgcaggaGGGCCACCGTGCTTAAGTGTTATGATTTTTTTCGCGAAACTCATTCAACTCAATTTGCGCTTATTGGCAGAAGGAGGCACAAACACACCTGCACTTATTAACATGTTTGTCtctttacaaattattatagCCGCTAGCACGCGGCACAAGTGTGCGGTATGTTTGTAGCCGCTAGCCGGCTAGCCCAGTGCCCATGTGTAGAGCCATCGGAAAGCACTTCAAGTGCCGAGCAAAATATGCAAAGTCAGCCGCCGTGTGAGAAGGGGTAGCTGTTTGCGCGCGGGATGTGTGCACGGGCACAGCGATAAGGGCTCCGACCAGCCAACCCCCACACGTTTCGCGTAACATTCCTTTTCGTCGCATTGCAGCAATTTCACccacaaatgcacacacacatacacatgtaaccGAATGCGTTGATGCCGTGGCAACTCTGCAAGCAAAATGAAACAAACCGGTGATCGCGCCGTCGCTTTAGGTGGCAATTCAGGTGCGTGGCGGGTTGCTGCCGGTGGAAATGTTGTTGGGCGGCGCTTCGACTTTTACTAACTCGTTAATGGGCCAGCTGCCTGCGCGGGTAGACAAAACACACTTCACTCTCCTGGCAGGCGAACAGCTGGACGATGTATAGAGTGGTAATCTTATCTGCTGTATACCATAAATTAGACGGGCGTACAAGCAATTTGTACGATATCGATAGGACAGCAGCAATTTctgtacaataataataataattgcccGCGATAACGGTGTGCTGTGGTGAGCTGTGCAGTGTCATATTCGACGTTGTTTAAAAGATTGTTACGGCGAGAACGGGCCAACAGTTAAGCGAGTGATTTCATAGCGTTAGCACACGCAATCAAGTGTTTCGAGGTGAATTTCGCTAGGAAAAGTCAAAACAAACACACAGACACTCCCTTGAATTCATAGACAAAGACTTTCAGTGCACAAAAGTCAAGCGTTGCAGCCGTTCCGTGCGTGAGTGCGTGCCTTAAAGTAAACTGACGCGTGAATTagtgaacaaaaacaaagaaaaagaactacaactacaactaaCACAAAAACAATTGAGAAAAAACATTACAACATTTAACTAAAAAGTGTGGcaataaaaaatcgaataaaGTTAGTGCTAATTATCTGAGTGAGAAAGACTGCttggacacacacacacaagtgttTTCGAATATTCGTTTTATCAGCATTTTCTGACaaccaaaaatttacaacaacgtTGGCCAGAATGAAGTTAAGGTGAGTTGAAGATTTATGCGCTTACGAGCAATTAAaaccaacacatacatacatatgtacatgttgtAGCAGTATTGACATAGCAGAAAGTTACACATCAAACAACCGTTTATcggtcaatattttttttaccgatATACTGCGTACAtaagcatatatgtgtgtatatggtcGTTACTAAGCTATAAAACATTGAAAGTTAAGATTCTTTTTTATTGACTTGGCATGTGATCACTTTGTATTGGCCGTTATTTCGAGCCAAGTGACCATTGACTCGGTGATTGATTAATTTATGAAGGGAAGTTATGCGCTTCAATTGTAAACACACCGAAACACAAACAAGTCTGGGtagacttggtgttttctgcttGTGCAAATTTCTTCTCGAAGTCCaaactataaattatttttttaaacgctGAAGGCGCTGATTGGAAGTACCAGCAAAGGCTCCTTTTGTAAGGAACTCAGTATCTattcaattattaataattaaccTATTTTAGAGAGCAATATCTGCTAAGTGACACCCTGTAaggatatttatatacacttcTATGAGCAAGCGGGTAGACATTTAACTTTTAGTTTGCCCTTATCAGTATTATATTCTATCAGGAAAATGTcttgttcaaaaatatatacattttactcATTGGTGTTTTTCAAACTGCGTCTGGCTTCAAGTGGCATAAAGGTGGCGGCGAATTTGAGGTGTGAGACTCAATAAAATTTCAAGCTTTCATTTCCGCTATATATTTcagcttttttatttgctacACAATTAAGCGGTTTTTTGtttcacaaaataaaataaattaaaatatgcgcaattttaaaaattaccgtTAGCTATTCGAGAAcaagtttcttttttaaattctaaaatataaagcatatggtgttaaaaacaaagaaagaacCCAAGTTCTGATGATAACTGATATTGATTAGTGCATTCattgaagtaaataaataaattatatacaaggAAAATCGATGAAAAACATTGATATATGTAGATAAACCCACGTCCAAAGGGAAAAACCGAAGCTCGCACAAATACTTCACCTTTTATCTAAAAGCCAAAAGAAAAACCGATAAAAGGATCAGCAGCCCCGGGAATGATGGATGCATATTATTGACATTATCGGAGTTTTATGAGTACTATTTATGTTTCATGatataatcaaaattatatcAATTACTAACAGCCTTCTTGTGGAAATAATGTCGGGTTGCGTGGGTGACGAAAATCATTATGCGACTATCTTGTTTACTCGCATGATTTATCATACGCCCGCGCTCCAGCATATCATATCTGCCTAATCATTTTAGTTAATTGCATAATTAAGGTATCGTAATATGCGCGAACGCTTTGAGCGCTGCTATATacgatatgtatatatgactgATTTACTCTGTTTAATTatgtgataaaaaaattaaaaatgtgttggtatttgttgttgttggaaacGAAATCAAATTGTTTAGATATGAAGCTAGACAATTTTAGTGACAGACCTTGGGTACAAAGTGTGGAATGACTTTGCTtttcgttaaaataaaattcatctaaaaaaatatatatatttactttatgtgtgcatgtacttTATGTccctatacaagtatgtacaagaAAGGAATGTGTGTATACATTCTGTAAATAAGAAGGGTTCACATTTTTGTCAATTTCTATGCGAAAATTCAATGCTTATTGTCGATTGCTTAACCGAAAAGGGTGcataaagaatattttaagaAGTTTCTGtgagtttttataccctgaacggggtatattaagtttgcaacgaagctTGTAACAACCAAAGGGAAACGTTGGAGatcctacaaagtatatatgtatatatgtaattagagtgacgagctgattcgatttagccatgtccgtctgttcatctgcatatatgcgaactagtccctcagtttttgagatatcgatctgaaattttgcacacgttcttttctcaccaagacgctgctcatttgtcggaatcgccgatatcagaccactatagcatatagctaccatataaactgaacgataggaatcaagtgcttgtatggaaaacttttttatttgacgtgatatcttcacgaaatttggcagaaATTATTATCTATGGCAACAgtgttattttccaaaaaatatttttcagattggactaatatagcatatagctgccatatacaataaattaactcaaaatcaagataaagatctttttataattattaatgctatcaaaaatgcacctgtgcagggtattacagcttcagtgcagccgaagttaatgttttttcttgttaattttgtTCCCCTAAAgtattgtaatatatgtatacgagaTAAGAAATTTAATCAGCATGAGTAAGGTAAAAAGTGGTCTGTATCCGAAACTCTGACCAATATTCCTCTCTAATCTCAGGCGCTTATACTGGAATCACAAATCGTCGGTGTGATATTAATTAGGGCGACTGATAAGTGATACTGGTGGCAATTAACAGAACAAGCCTAAAAGAACTTCACTTAATTAAATGGTGTTAATCACACAGCCATTATATTTACTAATTACTTTTCAATTACCGAAAACataaaatgtacatttttggAAAGAAGCGGGAACCACCCACTATCATATGCCCGCAAAGCAATTTATCACACGCCAACCACTTACATTTGCCAATTAATTAATGAGTGTTTTTTTCGGTTGTTTTTTGGAAaccacttttttgttttgcttttaataaTGAATACCCGGAACTAGTGTTATcactaattttgaattttgcgaAGCATTTAAGCATTTAAGAATTAACGGTAACAAGTctactgtattttttttaccaaagtaaacttttttgtaaatatttgtgcttaACATTCGAGATTTCGCCACTCAATTTGGTCTAACTGACAAAAAATGCGCTCGTGAAACTGTTTGTTCTAAGCTAATTCTGTTCatgcttttgtttattttcggtCACATAATTTCATGTGTACTTCTTTactatcattttttatttatagactCTTACGTTGTTTACGTCATACGAAACCGCAAGTGCCGGACGAATTCCACACAACGCCGCAGGATGTGGAGCAGCAGTTCACCGAGGTGCGCAAATCGTTTCGTGAGGCTGTGAAAATTTTGTTGCTGGGCACAGCGGAGTCCGGCAAGACAACAATTATCAAACAAATGCGCATTTTGCACATAAATGGATACACAGACGAGTAAGTTGCATATTAGCGATGACGAGAGCGAAAGCTCACCTAAGCTTTAGTTTACAATAAGTCACTTGAATGAAATCATTATGGAAGCTTATTGCACTGACGGTAAATGCGATTAGCATTTACCAAAAGCGGATGAAATTAGTCGGAGTTTTTTCAAGGCAGGTCGAAACTCCCATAGTTTGTAAATGAAAAAAGAGGCGTGCCTTGGAGAGAGCCATACATTTTTTACTGCTAGCCGATACTAATCCCATGATCATCAAACAGAAGCTGTAGATAAATAGTATTCCGTAAATCACTCAGCGGAAGTTAAGATTTTATCTACGCATCACGCTAACactaaattaaagttaaatatatataataagtgtTACTAACGTCAAGCGATACATATATGACATTTTTCATGTGTACGCAATTTCCTAATATAACTAAATGTAGGGTACTTAATAATTTTCTAGGTTAGGACTTCTCTTGAATTTCTCTCTGAACCTTTTTCTGAAGCTAACATTAACTTtcataaatacttatacatgcatatttatatttttttctcattacAGAGAACGCTGTGACAAAATTCCGGAAATATACCAAAACATCCACGAATCCATCTATCAGTTGGTGCAGCATATGTCTATATTGGGTATCCAGTATCAGAGCATAGCGAGTAGAAAGTGTGCAGACTATATACTCTCAATGGGCGATCAAGCGCCGGAATACATGAATGAGGTGGGTTCTTCAATTAGGAATTATTTTCCAAAGTTAAATAAGGTTTTTATGAAAGACACAACTTAGAACTCGAATAACTTTGAGCGAATTTTCGGGGTTCAAGattaatttttgagaatattgTAGTGAGGATTAGTTTAAGCTTGTTTAAGGTTAACCGCTTCAAGAACAGgctcaaatttataaatactgaataaaatttgactaatgttgcttaatttctagaaatattcattcatattttaGAACTTCATTAATGAAATTGATTTTGTTCTCCTTttggcatattcatataattctcATATTTGTGCCAAACGTACTTGTATTTTACGGGAGAAGTTCTTTATATGAAAGTAAACGTAAGTGtgtatatttactttaaatttacgTCAAATATAATCGAGTAGTCACTTGGGCTCTTAGATTATATTGATTGTGATGTGCCAGAACAGCACAAAACAAATACAGTGTTTAATTTTCAAACACCACaaggtataaataaaaaaaaaaatggaaagagAGCTTCGCATACAACGCTAAAATACCGAATAATTTAAGTAATCTAAAATCATGGATATGATTATCTGAATAACTAGTATACATTCCATAGTTTATATTTATAGTTGTGAGAGGAAAGCTATGTGTTGGTTTCTTATCACCACTTTTCAACACAATGTCagactttttaatgcaaaaaatggatttttatgactgataaaattatgattagCTTATgagatttattatattaaacgtGTGCACCGAAACAATAAGGAAATACCCACATTTATTGCAGCAGAGAGAAGAGTGAGGACTTGCTTTAAGTTATTTCTAATAGAAGTTGAGAAATAGAGAGAAAGTGAGATGTATCGGACTTCAAAAAAAGTCCATCTTAGATACTGTGTCCCTAAAGATTTTGCTCAGAAAACTGCTTATTTAGAACGACAAAACtaaaaatctattttaaataaactaatgATTCATGCCAGCTCTAGCTCTGCAGCAGCGTTCACACGTATTGCCGACGTGCTGAGAGATAAGCTTATCAGGGCAGGTATGCATGCAAGATTTTCAAAGCGCCTGGTTAGTAGGGGTTAGGGCGATAAGAAGTGGAGGCAGGGGTCTGTCGTGCTGTTAACTGAATTCATTCGAAACATTCCGCTTAGTTAAGTGTTCTTAACCCATTGACAACCTTTTTTTTCTGTGAATAAATTGGTTTCTTATTAAAACTAGATAACGGTAGTGTAAACATAGAGTTGTACAATTAAAAAGttacaaaatgaaatgaaaacttgttattaaacattttttctctTCTTATTACAGGAATATTGCGATCACATAATAACTTTGTGGAATGATGTTGGCATCCGGACGTGCTTCGAGCGCTCCAATGAGATTCCGCTGCTAGACAGCACGAAATAGTAAGTTCCCAACACGCGCTGATAGTGACTGAAATCATTTATTGGCATCATTAACACGTTTGATTATTTACAATTAAGAACAGATTACTAATCAATGACTTTTTCATTTTAGCTTCCTCGACAATTTTGAACGCATCTCCGACCCCGAATATATACCATCCACCGAGGATATACTGCACAGCCGTAAGATTACCACCGGCATACATCAGATTACGTTCAAGGTGAAGGTGCCACGCACCATGGGCGGCGGTGTGCAAGAGTTCCGCATGTACGATGTGGGGGGTCAGCGTGACCAACGCAACAAATGGATACAAGTCTTCGAGGGAATTCAAGCGGTGCTCTTTCTCATTTCCTGCGGTGACTTCGATCAGAGTCTGCGTGAGGACCCGCGTCAGAATCGTCTGCAAGAGGCGCTTAATCTGTTTCGGAGTGTGTGGCAAAATCGTTTTCTCGCCTCCGCCGGCTTCATAGTCTTCCTGAATAAACAGGACGTGATGGAGCGCAAGATACGCGCCGGGAAGCATATTGTCGATTATTTCCCAGACTTTGAAGATTTCTGCAATTCTCCGCAAGAAGGCAATTACTTCGATGAGTCTGATTGGACGAAGCGCTTCATACAGCACAAGCTTATCGATATCACGCGTGAACCGTTCAAGCGTAATTCTCGAAATAACATTGACTACTCGAGGCGAGAGTGCTACTATCATTTTACCGTTGCTACCGATACGAGTTGCGTGCGGAAGGTTTTCAACGACGTACATCAGATGATTCTACATCAGAACATGAAATTGATGGGGCTGCTGTGATGAGACTGTACATTTAGCACGAATGCGAATTCGTGAagcgaaaatattataattagtcGTAGTGTGAGTTTATAAGTAGATAAGTGCAGAGTTAAGTAAACGACAGCATAGTATTATGATTATTGTAAATCCATGTGTTAGTGTTAGGTCCGTGCCGAatctttgaatttttgaataagCTTCAGAATTTAGTGAATTCCTATTCTGTAACTGTGATTTTAATAGGGATATTTATTGTAAGTAAcattaatagttttaaaaaatgaaattttctacCGAAATTTATAATAACTTATGATTAACAGGATAAATAATTATAAGCAATCAAACAGTATGTGCAAAAGAACTGAGTATGACACTCGTTCGATTTTTGCGTTTTCGCCAAAGTttgtaaaaaacattaaaacgaCTTttagagttttgaaaaaataaaaaatatcttattaCTTGAAAATACCATCTCGTAccttatatgaaaaagttgtgTAGGGAATTATTTGTTGGGCTGAGGGGTAAGATATTTAACCCCTATCAAATCTTTTGCCGTAGAATTACCAACTTAGtgccacataattattaatacttagTAATAATTAACGCTAATTAATCACATATATGTTATGTGATGCAATATAAAATCCTGCAGATCGCATGCTTAGGCACAACATCACTTTAATTTGCCAAGTTCACCGCAATATGTCCAACGACTTTGTGCGTCCGAGTGGGTTTATTAAATTAGACTGTAATTGCTAGACGATCACACACTTTGTAAACAAGCCTGGAAttacatatgtaattaattaGGGGAACATGCACCTACATGCACACACTCGTACATATGTTAATGGGTTTATCAGATAGAGTACACACGCTCGTTCTGTTCGCTCGACATTACTtgaagttacatacatatattcaattgTGTACGCCGTTATAAGAGGCTAATTTATACTCTTATATATTTAAGTTGCGGTAAATTTGTTTGTACGCTTGCACTGTCGTGCGATTGCAGTGTAATTGCAGGCGTCATTATGCTTGTATATgcgagtgtgtgtgcgtgtatgtgtgagtgttgcATGCGGTGATTAATTTTGatttgctgccatacaaagtgtcAACTCCTTAGTGCCACACGCtatataatgaatttaaaaattattaaagggaGTCAAGCTGATAATCGCAtggttggtgtgtgtgtgtgtttatgtacgTTCAACCGTATTTCAATGCAAACACGCAACAGCGGAAACACTTTGTAGCAATTATTTGCTATTGTAGCATTATGCCACACGACACACAAACATCGGGCTCTTAGCGCCAGGTAACTAATTGGATAGAATGTTGGAGAAAGTGTCGAAAGTAATGTTGAACATGGGTGCTAtaatccatacatatgtatacatacatttgaagGTGAGTATGTGTGGCTGTGGGCAATTGGTGGCTTTAATCACGCAAACATTTGAAATGACATACAAATCATATTTATTTGCCCACTTCTCAGTGGCAAATTAGTGCCAAGCAACACTTTAGAAAACAGCGTTTGATGGTGGTCAGAACAAGGAACAAATTCTTATGGAAATTCACTGCTtgaacatatataaattatataatattttcagaagCAGTATGACATGATGTTATTCTAGGGCATACAGTTGTAATATGTCCTGTTTTATTGACGATGGACCTTTCGATGTTTCAGAAAGTTACCACTGTTTCGAGTCATCAACAAAATAGGGTTTTGTACAAGAATCCGAAACATTTAGGGCTAGAATGATAGTAATATATGTCAAGTGTTTGTAGCTTTGGaatcaattaacaaaaatttaattgaattaaaaatatcttttcaGTTTTCTTTTATCAATTCTTTGGATTTGATAaatgatattgactctgtaatTTTTCTTCTCTGACTTATTGAAATGGTACACTGTATGACGTGACAATATAAATTGACGTCATAAATGAGTTAATATAAGTATGTTTATGATTGTtcgaaaaaataatatgtttgcgatttatacatacatatatacaatcaaATAATATAAAGCATTTAAATGTTTAGTCTTTACTTGAATTTTCTACGACATTGCACGAACCTGTAAATTGTTCATTTAGGGGAGTCTTCTCAATGCTTAGATACTACTACAAAACTTCAGTTTAAAGTTATGGAAAGTCAACAATAGCTTTGTGAATTTGTAGGACACCATTAAACGCGTTTTTGTAACTCAAAacataccaaaaataaattaaaagtgctcTGATGCTTCAAAGAGCGTAAACCTCGGTTGCGAAGCGAAAAAAAGCAAa encodes:
- the Galphaf gene encoding guanine nucleotide-binding protein G(f) subunit alpha: MKLRLLRCLRHTKPQVPDEFHTTPQDVEQQFTEVRKSFREAVKILLLGTAESGKTTIIKQMRILHINGYTDEERCDKIPEIYQNIHESIYQLVQHMSILGIQYQSIASRKCADYILSMGDQAPEYMNEEYCDHIITLWNDVGIRTCFERSNEIPLLDSTKYFLDNFERISDPEYIPSTEDILHSRKITTGIHQITFKVKVPRTMGGGVQEFRMYDVGGQRDQRNKWIQVFEGIQAVLFLISCGDFDQSLREDPRQNRLQEALNLFRSVWQNRFLASAGFIVFLNKQDVMERKIRAGKHIVDYFPDFEDFCNSPQEGNYFDESDWTKRFIQHKLIDITREPFKRNSRNNIDYSRRECYYHFTVATDTSCVRKVFNDVHQMILHQNMKLMGLL